The Scomber scombrus chromosome 5, fScoSco1.1, whole genome shotgun sequence genome window below encodes:
- the stard13b gene encoding stAR-related lipid transfer protein 13 isoform X3: MTSRRNSTKLKLRRSFSEQLRSSTSKAWDLLWKNVRDRRLAEIEAKEACDWLRAAGFPQYAQLFEDSQFPIDITPVKRDHDFLDKDLVEPLCRRLNTLNKCASMKLDVNLPKKKSEDSDEEDLFAISDKWTFEWSSRRWSRLQDIDCLLGNHREDQPTGNSVPLRTTTSSESVLTDLSEPEVSSLHSESSGGSGHRGLSTEDSDCSNRTCSDSAAMPDSTSLTMPHIPKDIAHYGSLPDKHGKASRIRAKDFLKRMETLRSRGTLGRGRKSLVISAPVLQQEAQALKTLRCVEIINGDGGAPEPPSHKVMPSQSSSEVSSHSSGSAVSTPSLKERKPHRADYKRSGMYLEDIDIFSGTQVNKVAEQNRRNEFCSYEDLVVHIPKDHKPGTFPKALSIESLSPTNGASIDWRTSRVHLDSPLISCRKESRPVTQCCSRGSRISVYDNVPGSHLYASTGDLIDLEKEDLFPHLDDILMHVNGLQQIVDHWSMNVLPVGEGLTQADRERGDTVGLQSSSQITLDFEGNSVTESQTTPSDGDKDRVSLAETESTRLRERRDSGVGASLTRPNRLRWPSFQISNRLSHSVASLQITNQSAGQLSLLQKFSLLRLTAIMEKYSMSNKHGWTWSVPKFMKRMKVPDYKDKNVFGVPLIVHVQRSGQPLPLGLQQALRFLRSQCLDQVGLFRKSGVKSRIQALRQMNESSPDNVNYEDQSAYDVADMVKQFFRDLPEPLLTSKLGETFLHIYQYVPKDQRLQAVQAAIMLMSDENREVLQTLLCFLSDVTSSVEENQMTPMNIAVCLAPSLFHLNILKKDNLSPRAMQKKYSTGRPDQKDLNENLAATQGLAHMIIECNRLFEIPHEMVTQSRNSYVEADLHAPTIDELCKQLEDDDGTYQTHMEGRLQNLLKEAREKSKYWVSCSSSDNTELYYKKVGDGNPLRRWRVSVEVEAPPSVVLNRVLRERHLWDVDLLQWKVCETLDKQTEVFQYVLSRMPPHPSRDFVVLRSWRTDLPKGACSLVSVSIEHEDCSSVGGVRAIVLESNYLLEPCGSGKSRLTHICRVDLKGRTPDWYNKAFGHLCAAEAARIRNSFQPLITDGPETKI; the protein is encoded by the exons ATGACATCTAGAAGAAACTCAACTAAACTGAAGCTCCGGCGTTCTTTCAGCGAGCAGCTGCGGAGCTCCACATCCAAAGCCTGGGATTTACTCTGGAAGAATGTCAGAGATCGGAGACTGGCAG AAATTGAGGCGAAGGAGGCGTGTGACTGGCTGCGGGCAGCAGGATTTCCCCAGTATGCTCAGCTCTTTGAAG ATTCCCAGTTCCCCATTGACATCACTCCTGTGAAAAGAGACCATGACTTTCTGGACAAAGATCTTGTGGAACCTCTTTGCAG GCGACTCAACACCTTGAACAAGTGTGCCTCTATGAAACTTGACGTAAACCTTCCGAAAAAGAAA AGTGAAGACTCTGATGAAGAAGACCTGTTTGCTATCAGTGACAAATGGACCTTTGAATGGAGCAGTCGGCGTTGGTCCAGGTTGCAGGACATTGACTGTCTGCTGGGAAACCACAGAGAGGATCAGCCGACCGGGAACAGCGTGCCTTTACGAACCACCACCAGCAGTGAGAGCGTTCTGACGGACCTGAGTGAGCCGGAGGTCTCCTCTTTGCACAGTGAGAGTAGCGGGGGAAGCGGTCACAGGGGCCTCAGCACAGAGGACTCTGACTGCTCCAACCGCACCTGCTCAGATTCTGCAGCAATGCCAGACTCTACTTCCCTCACAATGCCTCACATCCCCAAAGACATTGCTCACTACGGCTCCCTGCCTGATAAGCACGGCAAGGCAAGTCGAATCCGGGCCAAAGACTTCCTGAAACGCATGGAGACATTGCGCTCTAGGGGGACACTGGGAAGGGGTCGTAAGTCGTTAGTTATCAGCGCTCCAGTGCTGCAGCAGGAGGCTCAGGCTCTGAAGACGCTGCGGTGTGTGGAGATCATAAATGGAGATGGTGGAGCTCCAGAACCACCTTCCCACAAAGTTATGCCGTCCCAGTCCAGCAGTGAAGTTAGCAGCCATTCCAGTGGAAGTGCTGTCAGCACACCCAGCCTAAAAGAGCGCAAACCTCACCGGGCTGACTACAAGCGTAGTGGCATGTATTTGGAGGATATAGACATCTTCTCAGGCACTCAAGTGAATAAAGTTGCAGAACAAAACCGCAGGAATGAATTCTGCTCCTATGAGGACCTGGTGGTTCACATTCCTAAAGACCATAAGCCGGGAACCTTCCCCAAAGCACTGTCCATAGAAAGCTTGTCACCAACCAATGGAGCCTCTATTGACTGGCGCACTAGTAGGGTGCACCTGGACTCCCCACTAATTTCATGCAGAAAAGAATCCAGGCCTGTCACCCAGTGCTGCTCCAGAGGAAGCCGCATCAGTGTGTATGATAATGTTCCTGGCTCACATCTGTACGCCAGCACTGGAGACCTGATAGACCTGGAGAAAGAGGACCTGTTCCCTCACCTGGATGATATCTTGATGCATGTTAATGGTCTGCAGCAGATAGTTGACCACTGGTCTATGAATGTGCTGCCTGTAGGAGAAGGGTTgacacaggcagacagagagaggggggataCAGTAGGCCTCCAGTCTTCCAGTCAGATCACATTGGACTTTGAGGGGAATTCTGTTACGGAAAGCCAGACTACACCTAGTGATGGGGACAAAGACAGAGTATCACTTGCAGAGACAGAATCTACAAGGCTCAGGGAAAGGAGGGACTCAGGAGTCGGTGCTTCGCTGACAAGACCCAATCG GTTACGATGGCCAAGCTTTCAGATTTCCAATCGTCTAAGCCACTCAGTGGCATCGCTGCAGATTACCAACCAGTCAGCAGGCCAGCTGAGTTTGTTGCAGAAGTTCTCTCTACTGCGCCTCACTGCAATCATGGAGAAGTACTCGATGTCCAACAAGCACGGCTGGACTTG GTCCGTGCCAAAGTTCATGAAGAGAATGAAGGTACCAGATTATAAGGATAAGAATGTGTTCGGAGTACCTCTCATAGTGCATGTACAGCGTTCTGGGCAACCCCTGCCCCTTGGCCTGCAGCAGGCCCTGCGGTTCCTGAGGAGCCAGTGTCTTGATCAG GTTGGTCTTTTTCGTAAATCAGGGGTGAAGTCTCGTATTCAAGCTCTGAGACAGATGAATGAGAGCTCTCCAGATAATGTGAACTATGAAGATCAGTCTGCCTATGATGTGGCTGACATGGTGAAGCAGTTCTTCAGGGATTTACCTGAACCCCTGCTCACCAGCAAGCTAGGGGAGACCTTCCTCCATATATACCAAT ATGTGCCGAAGGACCAAAGGTTGCAAGCTGTCCAGGCAGCCATCATGCTGATGTCAGATGAAAACCGAGAGGTGCTGCAGACACTGCTCTGTTTCCTGagtgatgtcacttcctctGTGGAGGAGAACCAGATGACACCCATGAACATTGCTGTTTGCCTAGCACCCTCCCTCTTCCATCTCAACATACTCAAGAAAGACAATCTCTCACCAAG GGCCATGCAGAAGAAGTACTCCACTGGCAGACCAGACCAGAAGGATCTGAATGAAAACTTAGCAGCAACACAGGGCCTCGCTCATATGATCATAGAGTGCAACCGTCTCTTTGAG ATCCCTCATGAGATGGTTACTCAGTCACGTAATTCATATGTGGAGGCTGACTTGCATGCACCAACAATTGATGAGCTGTGCAAGCAGCTGGAGGATGATGATGGAACGTATCAAACTCATATGGAGGGAAGACTTCAGAACCTGCTCAAAGAGGCCCGGGAAAAGTCCAAATACTGGGTGTCCTGCAGCAGCTCTGATAATACAGAGCTCTACTATAAAAAG GTGGGAGATGGGAACCCTTTGAGACGCTGGAGAGTGTCTGTGGAGGTGGAAGCACCACCATCAGTTGTGTTGAACCGAGTGCTGCGAGAGCGCCACCTGTGGGATGTGGACCTTCTGCAATGGAAAGTGTGTGAGACACTTGACAAGCAGACAGAAGTGTTTCAGTATGTCCTCAGTCGTATGCCCCCCCATCCCAGTAGGGACTTTGTAGTGCTCAG GTCATGGAGAACAGACTTGCCCAAAGGCGCATGCTCCCTGGTTTCTGTGTCTATAGAGCATGAAGATTGCTCTTCTGTTGGAGGGGTAAGAGCTATTGTGCTGGAGTCCAACTACTTGCTGGAGCCCTGTGGCTCAGGAAAGTCCAGACTGACTCATATCTGCAGAGTTGACTTGAA GGGAAGGACACCAGACTGGTACAACAAAGCTTTTGGTCACCTTTGTGCTGCAGAAGCTGCCCGGATCCGCAACTCCTTTCAGCCACTCATCACAGATGGCCCAGAGACCAAAATCTGA
- the stard13b gene encoding stAR-related lipid transfer protein 13 isoform X2 — protein MFRELPESTGSECLGSMTPETQDIYLRMDHHCRRSGYRLGRIIARQQLLKRIAGEIEAKEACDWLRAAGFPQYAQLFEDSQFPIDITPVKRDHDFLDKDLVEPLCRRLNTLNKCASMKLDVNLPKKKSEDSDEEDLFAISDKWTFEWSSRRWSRLQDIDCLLGNHREDQPTGNSVPLRTTTSSESVLTDLSEPEVSSLHSESSGGSGHRGLSTEDSDCSNRTCSDSAAMPDSTSLTMPHIPKDIAHYGSLPDKHGKASRIRAKDFLKRMETLRSRGTLGRGRKSLVISAPVLQQEAQALKTLRCVEIINGDGGAPEPPSHKVMPSQSSSEVSSHSSGSAVSTPSLKERKPHRADYKRSGMYLEDIDIFSGTQVNKVAEQNRRNEFCSYEDLVVHIPKDHKPGTFPKALSIESLSPTNGASIDWRTSRVHLDSPLISCRKESRPVTQCCSRGSRISVYDNVPGSHLYASTGDLIDLEKEDLFPHLDDILMHVNGLQQIVDHWSMNVLPVGEGLTQADRERGDTVGLQSSSQITLDFEGNSVTESQTTPSDGDKDRVSLAETESTRLRERRDSGVGASLTRPNRLRWPSFQISNRLSHSVASLQITNQSAGQLSLLQKFSLLRLTAIMEKYSMSNKHGWTWSVPKFMKRMKVPDYKDKNVFGVPLIVHVQRSGQPLPLGLQQALRFLRSQCLDQVGLFRKSGVKSRIQALRQMNESSPDNVNYEDQSAYDVADMVKQFFRDLPEPLLTSKLGETFLHIYQYVPKDQRLQAVQAAIMLMSDENREVLQTLLCFLSDVTSSVEENQMTPMNIAVCLAPSLFHLNILKKDNLSPRAMQKKYSTGRPDQKDLNENLAATQGLAHMIIECNRLFEIPHEMVTQSRNSYVEADLHAPTIDELCKQLEDDDGTYQTHMEGRLQNLLKEAREKSKYWVSCSSSDNTELYYKKVGDGNPLRRWRVSVEVEAPPSVVLNRVLRERHLWDVDLLQWKVCETLDKQTEVFQYVLSRMPPHPSRDFVVLRSWRTDLPKGACSLVSVSIEHEDCSSVGGVRAIVLESNYLLEPCGSGKSRLTHICRVDLKGRTPDWYNKAFGHLCAAEAARIRNSFQPLITDGPETKI, from the exons ATGTTTCGGGAGCTCCCAGAGTCCACGGGTAGTGAGTGTCTGGGCAGTATGACCCCAGAGACTCAGGATATCTACCTGAGAATGGACCATCACTGCAGACGCTCTGGGTACAGGCTGGGCAGGATCATTGCCAGGCAGCAACTGCTCAAGAGGATTGCTGGAG AAATTGAGGCGAAGGAGGCGTGTGACTGGCTGCGGGCAGCAGGATTTCCCCAGTATGCTCAGCTCTTTGAAG ATTCCCAGTTCCCCATTGACATCACTCCTGTGAAAAGAGACCATGACTTTCTGGACAAAGATCTTGTGGAACCTCTTTGCAG GCGACTCAACACCTTGAACAAGTGTGCCTCTATGAAACTTGACGTAAACCTTCCGAAAAAGAAA AGTGAAGACTCTGATGAAGAAGACCTGTTTGCTATCAGTGACAAATGGACCTTTGAATGGAGCAGTCGGCGTTGGTCCAGGTTGCAGGACATTGACTGTCTGCTGGGAAACCACAGAGAGGATCAGCCGACCGGGAACAGCGTGCCTTTACGAACCACCACCAGCAGTGAGAGCGTTCTGACGGACCTGAGTGAGCCGGAGGTCTCCTCTTTGCACAGTGAGAGTAGCGGGGGAAGCGGTCACAGGGGCCTCAGCACAGAGGACTCTGACTGCTCCAACCGCACCTGCTCAGATTCTGCAGCAATGCCAGACTCTACTTCCCTCACAATGCCTCACATCCCCAAAGACATTGCTCACTACGGCTCCCTGCCTGATAAGCACGGCAAGGCAAGTCGAATCCGGGCCAAAGACTTCCTGAAACGCATGGAGACATTGCGCTCTAGGGGGACACTGGGAAGGGGTCGTAAGTCGTTAGTTATCAGCGCTCCAGTGCTGCAGCAGGAGGCTCAGGCTCTGAAGACGCTGCGGTGTGTGGAGATCATAAATGGAGATGGTGGAGCTCCAGAACCACCTTCCCACAAAGTTATGCCGTCCCAGTCCAGCAGTGAAGTTAGCAGCCATTCCAGTGGAAGTGCTGTCAGCACACCCAGCCTAAAAGAGCGCAAACCTCACCGGGCTGACTACAAGCGTAGTGGCATGTATTTGGAGGATATAGACATCTTCTCAGGCACTCAAGTGAATAAAGTTGCAGAACAAAACCGCAGGAATGAATTCTGCTCCTATGAGGACCTGGTGGTTCACATTCCTAAAGACCATAAGCCGGGAACCTTCCCCAAAGCACTGTCCATAGAAAGCTTGTCACCAACCAATGGAGCCTCTATTGACTGGCGCACTAGTAGGGTGCACCTGGACTCCCCACTAATTTCATGCAGAAAAGAATCCAGGCCTGTCACCCAGTGCTGCTCCAGAGGAAGCCGCATCAGTGTGTATGATAATGTTCCTGGCTCACATCTGTACGCCAGCACTGGAGACCTGATAGACCTGGAGAAAGAGGACCTGTTCCCTCACCTGGATGATATCTTGATGCATGTTAATGGTCTGCAGCAGATAGTTGACCACTGGTCTATGAATGTGCTGCCTGTAGGAGAAGGGTTgacacaggcagacagagagaggggggataCAGTAGGCCTCCAGTCTTCCAGTCAGATCACATTGGACTTTGAGGGGAATTCTGTTACGGAAAGCCAGACTACACCTAGTGATGGGGACAAAGACAGAGTATCACTTGCAGAGACAGAATCTACAAGGCTCAGGGAAAGGAGGGACTCAGGAGTCGGTGCTTCGCTGACAAGACCCAATCG GTTACGATGGCCAAGCTTTCAGATTTCCAATCGTCTAAGCCACTCAGTGGCATCGCTGCAGATTACCAACCAGTCAGCAGGCCAGCTGAGTTTGTTGCAGAAGTTCTCTCTACTGCGCCTCACTGCAATCATGGAGAAGTACTCGATGTCCAACAAGCACGGCTGGACTTG GTCCGTGCCAAAGTTCATGAAGAGAATGAAGGTACCAGATTATAAGGATAAGAATGTGTTCGGAGTACCTCTCATAGTGCATGTACAGCGTTCTGGGCAACCCCTGCCCCTTGGCCTGCAGCAGGCCCTGCGGTTCCTGAGGAGCCAGTGTCTTGATCAG GTTGGTCTTTTTCGTAAATCAGGGGTGAAGTCTCGTATTCAAGCTCTGAGACAGATGAATGAGAGCTCTCCAGATAATGTGAACTATGAAGATCAGTCTGCCTATGATGTGGCTGACATGGTGAAGCAGTTCTTCAGGGATTTACCTGAACCCCTGCTCACCAGCAAGCTAGGGGAGACCTTCCTCCATATATACCAAT ATGTGCCGAAGGACCAAAGGTTGCAAGCTGTCCAGGCAGCCATCATGCTGATGTCAGATGAAAACCGAGAGGTGCTGCAGACACTGCTCTGTTTCCTGagtgatgtcacttcctctGTGGAGGAGAACCAGATGACACCCATGAACATTGCTGTTTGCCTAGCACCCTCCCTCTTCCATCTCAACATACTCAAGAAAGACAATCTCTCACCAAG GGCCATGCAGAAGAAGTACTCCACTGGCAGACCAGACCAGAAGGATCTGAATGAAAACTTAGCAGCAACACAGGGCCTCGCTCATATGATCATAGAGTGCAACCGTCTCTTTGAG ATCCCTCATGAGATGGTTACTCAGTCACGTAATTCATATGTGGAGGCTGACTTGCATGCACCAACAATTGATGAGCTGTGCAAGCAGCTGGAGGATGATGATGGAACGTATCAAACTCATATGGAGGGAAGACTTCAGAACCTGCTCAAAGAGGCCCGGGAAAAGTCCAAATACTGGGTGTCCTGCAGCAGCTCTGATAATACAGAGCTCTACTATAAAAAG GTGGGAGATGGGAACCCTTTGAGACGCTGGAGAGTGTCTGTGGAGGTGGAAGCACCACCATCAGTTGTGTTGAACCGAGTGCTGCGAGAGCGCCACCTGTGGGATGTGGACCTTCTGCAATGGAAAGTGTGTGAGACACTTGACAAGCAGACAGAAGTGTTTCAGTATGTCCTCAGTCGTATGCCCCCCCATCCCAGTAGGGACTTTGTAGTGCTCAG GTCATGGAGAACAGACTTGCCCAAAGGCGCATGCTCCCTGGTTTCTGTGTCTATAGAGCATGAAGATTGCTCTTCTGTTGGAGGGGTAAGAGCTATTGTGCTGGAGTCCAACTACTTGCTGGAGCCCTGTGGCTCAGGAAAGTCCAGACTGACTCATATCTGCAGAGTTGACTTGAA GGGAAGGACACCAGACTGGTACAACAAAGCTTTTGGTCACCTTTGTGCTGCAGAAGCTGCCCGGATCCGCAACTCCTTTCAGCCACTCATCACAGATGGCCCAGAGACCAAAATCTGA
- the stard13b gene encoding stAR-related lipid transfer protein 13 isoform X4 produces MKHSGCMMKISQIEAKEACDWLRAAGFPQYAQLFEDSQFPIDITPVKRDHDFLDKDLVEPLCRRLNTLNKCASMKLDVNLPKKKSEDSDEEDLFAISDKWTFEWSSRRWSRLQDIDCLLGNHREDQPTGNSVPLRTTTSSESVLTDLSEPEVSSLHSESSGGSGHRGLSTEDSDCSNRTCSDSAAMPDSTSLTMPHIPKDIAHYGSLPDKHGKASRIRAKDFLKRMETLRSRGTLGRGRKSLVISAPVLQQEAQALKTLRCVEIINGDGGAPEPPSHKVMPSQSSSEVSSHSSGSAVSTPSLKERKPHRADYKRSGMYLEDIDIFSGTQVNKVAEQNRRNEFCSYEDLVVHIPKDHKPGTFPKALSIESLSPTNGASIDWRTSRVHLDSPLISCRKESRPVTQCCSRGSRISVYDNVPGSHLYASTGDLIDLEKEDLFPHLDDILMHVNGLQQIVDHWSMNVLPVGEGLTQADRERGDTVGLQSSSQITLDFEGNSVTESQTTPSDGDKDRVSLAETESTRLRERRDSGVGASLTRPNRLRWPSFQISNRLSHSVASLQITNQSAGQLSLLQKFSLLRLTAIMEKYSMSNKHGWTWSVPKFMKRMKVPDYKDKNVFGVPLIVHVQRSGQPLPLGLQQALRFLRSQCLDQVGLFRKSGVKSRIQALRQMNESSPDNVNYEDQSAYDVADMVKQFFRDLPEPLLTSKLGETFLHIYQYVPKDQRLQAVQAAIMLMSDENREVLQTLLCFLSDVTSSVEENQMTPMNIAVCLAPSLFHLNILKKDNLSPRAMQKKYSTGRPDQKDLNENLAATQGLAHMIIECNRLFEIPHEMVTQSRNSYVEADLHAPTIDELCKQLEDDDGTYQTHMEGRLQNLLKEAREKSKYWVSCSSSDNTELYYKKVGDGNPLRRWRVSVEVEAPPSVVLNRVLRERHLWDVDLLQWKVCETLDKQTEVFQYVLSRMPPHPSRDFVVLRSWRTDLPKGACSLVSVSIEHEDCSSVGGVRAIVLESNYLLEPCGSGKSRLTHICRVDLKGRTPDWYNKAFGHLCAAEAARIRNSFQPLITDGPETKI; encoded by the exons ATGAAACACTCTGGCTGTATGATGAAAATATCCC AAATTGAGGCGAAGGAGGCGTGTGACTGGCTGCGGGCAGCAGGATTTCCCCAGTATGCTCAGCTCTTTGAAG ATTCCCAGTTCCCCATTGACATCACTCCTGTGAAAAGAGACCATGACTTTCTGGACAAAGATCTTGTGGAACCTCTTTGCAG GCGACTCAACACCTTGAACAAGTGTGCCTCTATGAAACTTGACGTAAACCTTCCGAAAAAGAAA AGTGAAGACTCTGATGAAGAAGACCTGTTTGCTATCAGTGACAAATGGACCTTTGAATGGAGCAGTCGGCGTTGGTCCAGGTTGCAGGACATTGACTGTCTGCTGGGAAACCACAGAGAGGATCAGCCGACCGGGAACAGCGTGCCTTTACGAACCACCACCAGCAGTGAGAGCGTTCTGACGGACCTGAGTGAGCCGGAGGTCTCCTCTTTGCACAGTGAGAGTAGCGGGGGAAGCGGTCACAGGGGCCTCAGCACAGAGGACTCTGACTGCTCCAACCGCACCTGCTCAGATTCTGCAGCAATGCCAGACTCTACTTCCCTCACAATGCCTCACATCCCCAAAGACATTGCTCACTACGGCTCCCTGCCTGATAAGCACGGCAAGGCAAGTCGAATCCGGGCCAAAGACTTCCTGAAACGCATGGAGACATTGCGCTCTAGGGGGACACTGGGAAGGGGTCGTAAGTCGTTAGTTATCAGCGCTCCAGTGCTGCAGCAGGAGGCTCAGGCTCTGAAGACGCTGCGGTGTGTGGAGATCATAAATGGAGATGGTGGAGCTCCAGAACCACCTTCCCACAAAGTTATGCCGTCCCAGTCCAGCAGTGAAGTTAGCAGCCATTCCAGTGGAAGTGCTGTCAGCACACCCAGCCTAAAAGAGCGCAAACCTCACCGGGCTGACTACAAGCGTAGTGGCATGTATTTGGAGGATATAGACATCTTCTCAGGCACTCAAGTGAATAAAGTTGCAGAACAAAACCGCAGGAATGAATTCTGCTCCTATGAGGACCTGGTGGTTCACATTCCTAAAGACCATAAGCCGGGAACCTTCCCCAAAGCACTGTCCATAGAAAGCTTGTCACCAACCAATGGAGCCTCTATTGACTGGCGCACTAGTAGGGTGCACCTGGACTCCCCACTAATTTCATGCAGAAAAGAATCCAGGCCTGTCACCCAGTGCTGCTCCAGAGGAAGCCGCATCAGTGTGTATGATAATGTTCCTGGCTCACATCTGTACGCCAGCACTGGAGACCTGATAGACCTGGAGAAAGAGGACCTGTTCCCTCACCTGGATGATATCTTGATGCATGTTAATGGTCTGCAGCAGATAGTTGACCACTGGTCTATGAATGTGCTGCCTGTAGGAGAAGGGTTgacacaggcagacagagagaggggggataCAGTAGGCCTCCAGTCTTCCAGTCAGATCACATTGGACTTTGAGGGGAATTCTGTTACGGAAAGCCAGACTACACCTAGTGATGGGGACAAAGACAGAGTATCACTTGCAGAGACAGAATCTACAAGGCTCAGGGAAAGGAGGGACTCAGGAGTCGGTGCTTCGCTGACAAGACCCAATCG GTTACGATGGCCAAGCTTTCAGATTTCCAATCGTCTAAGCCACTCAGTGGCATCGCTGCAGATTACCAACCAGTCAGCAGGCCAGCTGAGTTTGTTGCAGAAGTTCTCTCTACTGCGCCTCACTGCAATCATGGAGAAGTACTCGATGTCCAACAAGCACGGCTGGACTTG GTCCGTGCCAAAGTTCATGAAGAGAATGAAGGTACCAGATTATAAGGATAAGAATGTGTTCGGAGTACCTCTCATAGTGCATGTACAGCGTTCTGGGCAACCCCTGCCCCTTGGCCTGCAGCAGGCCCTGCGGTTCCTGAGGAGCCAGTGTCTTGATCAG GTTGGTCTTTTTCGTAAATCAGGGGTGAAGTCTCGTATTCAAGCTCTGAGACAGATGAATGAGAGCTCTCCAGATAATGTGAACTATGAAGATCAGTCTGCCTATGATGTGGCTGACATGGTGAAGCAGTTCTTCAGGGATTTACCTGAACCCCTGCTCACCAGCAAGCTAGGGGAGACCTTCCTCCATATATACCAAT ATGTGCCGAAGGACCAAAGGTTGCAAGCTGTCCAGGCAGCCATCATGCTGATGTCAGATGAAAACCGAGAGGTGCTGCAGACACTGCTCTGTTTCCTGagtgatgtcacttcctctGTGGAGGAGAACCAGATGACACCCATGAACATTGCTGTTTGCCTAGCACCCTCCCTCTTCCATCTCAACATACTCAAGAAAGACAATCTCTCACCAAG GGCCATGCAGAAGAAGTACTCCACTGGCAGACCAGACCAGAAGGATCTGAATGAAAACTTAGCAGCAACACAGGGCCTCGCTCATATGATCATAGAGTGCAACCGTCTCTTTGAG ATCCCTCATGAGATGGTTACTCAGTCACGTAATTCATATGTGGAGGCTGACTTGCATGCACCAACAATTGATGAGCTGTGCAAGCAGCTGGAGGATGATGATGGAACGTATCAAACTCATATGGAGGGAAGACTTCAGAACCTGCTCAAAGAGGCCCGGGAAAAGTCCAAATACTGGGTGTCCTGCAGCAGCTCTGATAATACAGAGCTCTACTATAAAAAG GTGGGAGATGGGAACCCTTTGAGACGCTGGAGAGTGTCTGTGGAGGTGGAAGCACCACCATCAGTTGTGTTGAACCGAGTGCTGCGAGAGCGCCACCTGTGGGATGTGGACCTTCTGCAATGGAAAGTGTGTGAGACACTTGACAAGCAGACAGAAGTGTTTCAGTATGTCCTCAGTCGTATGCCCCCCCATCCCAGTAGGGACTTTGTAGTGCTCAG GTCATGGAGAACAGACTTGCCCAAAGGCGCATGCTCCCTGGTTTCTGTGTCTATAGAGCATGAAGATTGCTCTTCTGTTGGAGGGGTAAGAGCTATTGTGCTGGAGTCCAACTACTTGCTGGAGCCCTGTGGCTCAGGAAAGTCCAGACTGACTCATATCTGCAGAGTTGACTTGAA GGGAAGGACACCAGACTGGTACAACAAAGCTTTTGGTCACCTTTGTGCTGCAGAAGCTGCCCGGATCCGCAACTCCTTTCAGCCACTCATCACAGATGGCCCAGAGACCAAAATCTGA